The Myxococcota bacterium genome contains a region encoding:
- a CDS encoding MMPL family transporter — protein sequence MSGQASDFETRLGTLLARWVTGAASRPALVLLGFAALVAVSLFLAATRLGIEGSTEALFSQDLAFKQIERGYYDAFPDQFEPMFVVVDATTPERAGVAAQALAEHLSAEPALFPMVFLPGGGSFFERQAFLYLDTDALEELSDQLAQAQPYLAELSRDGSLRGFASILARGARATREGDFTGDQLGAIYDRFTAALEASAEGRPYTLSWTEVVAAREFEEDPRRRVILVQPTLDTNDLQPAAAAIASVRASVEALGLEAKGDVRVRITGDVALSFEELEVVQAQAAAAGLASFVLVGVILAAGLRSLRLVLSTLLTLMVGLVLTAGLTTLTVGRFNMISVAFAVLFIGLGVDFAIHFCVRYRERLGFGESHEGALDATVRDVGSSLALCAFTTAIGFFAFAPTPFVGVAELGIISGGGMLVSFFCTLTLLPALLSLPPKPRARSGLSAPVWTGKLIEIPVRFPRAVRGLALVLALGAAFLLPQARFDNNTLNVRDPGSESVQALRDLLEDSATSPWSLNVVADDVEDAERVAERLRALPEVERVVTLGDFVPDEQDEKLSIIEDLTLFLEPLDPEPGPDATSEERREALVHLADEAGKLARDAPDTPFGRSASRLVEALGTYLAQLPTGPEADRQLDGLEESLLGTLPEQLRLLEAALGARPIALDDLPEELVAQMQAADGRARVQIFPRRDVSQQAELAAFLDAVRAVEPRAAGPANEMVESARTVVGALQQALLLATLAVTLVMLFLWRRWTDTALVLLPLALASALTVAAAVLLDIPFNFADVIVLPLLLGIGVDSGIHLVHRARSSGDVRNLLGTSTARAVGYSAMTTIASFGTMGFASHLGLATLGQLLTLGVAMTLFCNLIVLPALIQWRWLPDAASVSR from the coding sequence GTGAGCGGTCAAGCGTCCGACTTCGAGACCCGTCTGGGCACCCTGCTGGCCCGCTGGGTGACCGGTGCGGCCAGCCGACCTGCGCTGGTCCTACTCGGCTTCGCGGCGTTGGTCGCCGTGTCCCTGTTCCTCGCAGCGACGCGACTGGGCATCGAGGGGTCCACCGAGGCGCTCTTCTCCCAGGACCTGGCCTTCAAGCAGATCGAGCGCGGCTACTACGACGCCTTCCCCGACCAGTTCGAGCCGATGTTCGTGGTCGTCGATGCGACCACGCCCGAACGGGCGGGAGTGGCGGCCCAGGCGCTGGCCGAACACTTGTCCGCGGAGCCCGCGCTCTTCCCGATGGTGTTCCTGCCGGGGGGCGGCAGCTTCTTCGAGCGCCAGGCCTTCCTCTATCTGGATACCGACGCCCTCGAAGAACTCTCGGACCAACTGGCCCAGGCCCAGCCCTATCTGGCCGAGCTGTCCCGTGACGGGTCGCTGCGCGGATTCGCGTCGATCCTGGCGCGCGGTGCACGCGCCACTCGCGAGGGAGACTTCACCGGAGATCAGCTTGGCGCGATCTACGACCGCTTCACCGCAGCGCTCGAGGCATCGGCGGAAGGCCGTCCCTACACCCTCTCGTGGACCGAGGTGGTGGCGGCCCGCGAGTTCGAGGAGGACCCGCGCCGGCGCGTGATCCTGGTGCAGCCGACGCTGGATACCAACGACCTCCAGCCCGCCGCCGCGGCGATCGCGAGCGTGCGAGCGTCGGTGGAGGCGCTGGGTCTCGAGGCGAAGGGCGACGTACGCGTTCGCATCACGGGCGACGTGGCCCTGTCCTTCGAGGAACTCGAGGTCGTCCAGGCACAAGCGGCGGCTGCCGGGTTGGCTTCGTTCGTGTTGGTCGGCGTGATCCTGGCCGCGGGGCTGCGCTCGCTGCGGCTCGTGCTGTCGACCCTGCTCACCCTCATGGTCGGGCTCGTGCTGACCGCCGGCCTCACGACGCTCACCGTCGGCCGCTTCAACATGATCTCGGTCGCGTTCGCCGTCCTCTTCATCGGACTCGGCGTCGACTTCGCGATCCACTTCTGTGTTCGCTACCGCGAGCGTCTGGGCTTCGGCGAGAGTCACGAGGGCGCCCTCGACGCCACGGTGCGCGACGTGGGAAGCTCGCTGGCGCTCTGCGCCTTCACCACGGCGATCGGCTTCTTCGCCTTCGCGCCGACGCCCTTCGTCGGGGTGGCCGAGCTCGGCATCATCTCGGGTGGCGGGATGCTCGTGAGCTTCTTCTGCACGCTCACGCTGCTGCCGGCGCTGCTGAGCCTGCCGCCGAAGCCCCGCGCACGCAGTGGGCTGTCCGCACCGGTCTGGACCGGCAAGCTGATCGAGATCCCGGTGCGTTTCCCGCGCGCGGTGCGCGGGCTGGCCCTGGTGCTCGCTCTGGGGGCGGCCTTCTTGCTGCCCCAGGCGCGCTTCGACAACAACACGCTGAACGTGCGCGACCCGGGCAGCGAGTCGGTCCAGGCGCTCCGCGATCTGCTCGAAGACAGCGCGACGTCGCCCTGGAGTCTGAACGTCGTCGCCGACGACGTGGAGGACGCGGAACGCGTGGCCGAGCGGCTGCGTGCACTTCCCGAAGTCGAGCGGGTGGTCACGCTCGGCGACTTCGTACCGGACGAACAGGACGAGAAGCTTTCGATCATCGAAGACCTGACGCTCTTCCTCGAACCGCTGGATCCCGAGCCGGGTCCCGACGCGACGAGCGAGGAGCGTCGCGAAGCGCTCGTTCACCTGGCCGACGAGGCCGGAAAGCTCGCGCGCGACGCACCGGACACGCCCTTCGGACGCAGCGCGAGCCGGCTCGTCGAGGCGCTCGGCACGTATCTCGCTCAGCTGCCGACGGGGCCGGAAGCGGACCGTCAGCTCGATGGCCTCGAAGAGAGCCTGCTCGGGACCCTGCCCGAACAGCTACGGCTCCTCGAGGCGGCGCTCGGCGCGCGTCCGATCGCGCTCGACGATCTTCCCGAGGAGTTGGTCGCCCAGATGCAGGCGGCGGATGGGCGCGCCCGCGTCCAGATCTTCCCGCGGCGCGACGTCTCTCAGCAGGCCGAGCTGGCCGCCTTCCTCGACGCGGTCCGCGCTGTCGAACCGCGCGCCGCCGGCCCGGCGAACGAGATGGTCGAGAGCGCCCGCACGGTGGTCGGCGCGCTACAGCAAGCGCTGTTGCTGGCCACCCTCGCCGTCACCCTCGTGATGCTCTTCCTCTGGAGACGCTGGACCGACACCGCGCTCGTGTTGCTGCCGCTCGCCTTGGCATCGGCGCTCACCGTTGCGGCGGCCGTGCTCCTCGACATCCCGTTCAACTTCGCGGACGTGATCGTGCTGCCACTGCTGCTCGGCATCGGCGTCGACAGCGGCATCCACCTGGTGCATCGGGCGCGCAGCTCCGGCGACGTGCGCAACCTGTTGGGCACGAGTACCGCGCGCGCCGTCGGCTACAGCGCGATGACGACGATCGCGAGCTTCGGCACGATGGGCTTCGCATCCCACCTGGGTCTCGCAACACTCGGGCAGCTGCTCACCCTCGGCGTGGCGATGACGCTCTTTTGCAACCTGATCGTGTTGCCGGCGCTGATCCAGTGGCGCTGGCTGCCGGATGCCGCTTCGGTCAGCCGCTGA
- a CDS encoding ABC transporter substrate-binding protein — MPSSDSGSRGSGSVDSRNRPSLFAAGLLALLLLCSWGTPAIAEEPPPAKPDSTVPGAGPTASIDGLHAELLEVMKNADRLGYAGREEELSTVIPAYFDVDFMAKKSLGRHWKSASPEARERYLAVFSRFMVANYAGRFDGYSGQSFHSVSEEDARLGTKIVKARLANPEGDDVALDYRLREVDGHWKVIDVYLDGTVSELALRRSEFMSIVKREDLDALLVALDEKIANFAAGKGS; from the coding sequence ATGCCCTCATCCGATTCCGGCTCTCGCGGCTCCGGATCTGTCGACTCGCGGAACCGCCCGAGCCTCTTTGCCGCCGGCCTGCTCGCCTTGTTGCTGCTCTGCAGCTGGGGAACCCCCGCGATCGCGGAAGAGCCGCCGCCGGCGAAGCCCGATTCCACGGTGCCCGGCGCCGGGCCCACCGCGAGCATCGACGGCCTGCATGCCGAGTTGCTCGAGGTCATGAAGAACGCGGACCGACTGGGCTACGCGGGTCGCGAAGAAGAGCTGTCCACCGTGATCCCGGCCTACTTCGACGTGGACTTCATGGCGAAGAAGTCGCTGGGGCGGCACTGGAAGAGCGCATCGCCCGAAGCCCGCGAACGCTACCTGGCCGTGTTCTCGCGCTTCATGGTGGCGAACTACGCGGGACGCTTCGACGGCTACTCGGGCCAGTCCTTCCACAGCGTCTCCGAGGAAGACGCCCGCCTGGGAACGAAGATCGTCAAGGCCCGCCTGGCGAACCCGGAAGGCGACGATGTGGCGCTCGACTACCGCCTGCGCGAAGTCGACGGGCACTGGAAGGTGATCGACGTCTATCTCGACGGAACCGTGAGCGAGCTCGCGCTGCGTCGCTCCGAGTTCATGTCGATCGTGAAGCGCGAAGATCTGGACGCCCTGCTCGTCGCGCTGGACGAGAAGATCGCGAACTTCGCGGCCGGCAAGGGCAGCTGA
- a CDS encoding VacJ family lipoprotein, producing the protein MRVACRPSRCALHGFARSFSAIFALLLAAALPAGALHDEPQPEPPVGAGPAAIAPEASGAALAPAPGAPVPATPADADALDAQAQEEALLAEEDPFEDELFGEAEFESEFESEAALRDPFEGFNRGIFRFNRGVDYVLLDPITRGYQWLIPRTGRRAVHRFFLNLDTPVVLANQVLQVKPVDAAGTAARFVLNTTAGCAGFLDPGAAAGIPRTDADFGQTLARYGAPSGPYLMLPIFGPSTVRDGLGQVVDVVVDPVTYLLGPFQWWTLVLGGGEGLVVREATVADLEALEAGSIDFYSALRSAYLQSRDAAAREARGEGEPVDVVMSFGATPETLR; encoded by the coding sequence ATGCGCGTCGCCTGCCGCCCGTCCCGGTGCGCTCTCCACGGTTTCGCCCGCAGCTTTTCGGCGATCTTCGCCCTGCTGCTTGCTGCGGCGTTGCCGGCCGGGGCGCTCCACGACGAGCCGCAGCCCGAGCCGCCGGTCGGTGCCGGCCCGGCGGCGATCGCGCCGGAGGCCTCGGGTGCAGCGCTCGCACCCGCACCCGGCGCGCCCGTGCCGGCCACGCCCGCGGACGCCGACGCGCTGGACGCCCAGGCCCAGGAAGAGGCACTCCTCGCAGAAGAAGATCCCTTCGAGGACGAGCTCTTCGGCGAAGCCGAGTTCGAGAGTGAGTTCGAGAGCGAGGCCGCGCTCCGCGATCCCTTCGAAGGTTTCAACCGCGGCATCTTCCGCTTCAACCGCGGCGTCGACTACGTGCTCCTCGATCCGATCACCCGCGGCTACCAGTGGTTGATTCCGCGAACCGGCCGTCGCGCGGTCCACCGCTTCTTCCTGAACCTCGACACGCCGGTCGTGCTGGCGAACCAGGTTCTCCAGGTGAAACCGGTCGATGCGGCGGGGACGGCGGCGCGCTTCGTCCTCAACACGACCGCCGGCTGTGCCGGGTTCCTCGACCCGGGTGCCGCGGCCGGCATCCCGCGCACGGACGCCGACTTCGGTCAGACCCTCGCGCGTTACGGCGCGCCCAGTGGTCCCTATCTGATGCTGCCGATCTTCGGACCCAGCACCGTGCGCGACGGTCTCGGCCAGGTCGTCGACGTCGTCGTCGACCCGGTGACCTATCTCCTCGGGCCCTTCCAGTGGTGGACGCTCGTGCTCGGCGGCGGGGAAGGGCTGGTCGTGCGCGAAGCCACGGTGGCGGACCTGGAAGCGCTCGAAGCCGGTTCGATCGACTTCTACTCGGCGCTGCGCAGCGCCTACCTGCAGAGCCGCGATGCGGCGGCGCGCGAGGCGCGCGGGGAAGGCGAGCCCGTCGACGTCGTCATGAGCTTCGGCGCGACGCCCGAAACCCTGCGCTGA
- a CDS encoding hemolysin family protein: protein MESPAIGLSLVGFLAIFALVLMNAYFVATEFALVAVRNTQIDLWVKEGRSGARAAAAAIDDLDGAIAATQLGITLASIALGFVGEPTLARWITPLLELGGIESAATIHTIALVLSFSVITFLHVVVGELAPKAIALEHPGRVSILFAQPLLVFARVFRPVLWLMNGAGNGLVRLLGVQPAGHATSVHSPEELSMLVSESRAAGKIRPYAGRILGNVFRLTRTRVSDVMVPREKVLAIDRNIPSEGLLDLVKESGFTRIPVYEGTLDDIVGILHTKDLFAIYADRRLVILEDAIRPATFIRSDLPVVDALRQYRRGRRHLAIVRDGDGPVLGVCTLEDVLEEIVGEIEDEHDEPTPAGSD from the coding sequence ATGGAGAGTCCAGCTATCGGTCTTTCCCTCGTGGGATTCCTGGCGATCTTCGCCCTGGTTCTCATGAACGCCTATTTCGTCGCGACCGAGTTCGCGTTGGTCGCCGTCCGCAACACCCAGATCGATCTCTGGGTGAAGGAGGGACGGAGCGGTGCGCGCGCGGCCGCCGCGGCCATCGATGACCTCGATGGGGCGATCGCGGCCACCCAGCTCGGCATCACGCTCGCGAGCATCGCCCTCGGGTTCGTCGGCGAACCCACTCTCGCGCGTTGGATCACCCCGCTGCTCGAGCTGGGCGGCATCGAGAGCGCCGCGACCATCCACACGATCGCGCTGGTGCTGTCCTTCTCGGTGATCACCTTCCTGCACGTGGTCGTCGGCGAGCTCGCTCCGAAGGCGATCGCGCTCGAGCACCCGGGCCGCGTGTCGATCCTCTTCGCCCAGCCCCTGCTGGTGTTTGCGCGTGTCTTCCGGCCGGTGCTCTGGCTGATGAACGGCGCGGGCAATGGCCTCGTGCGTCTATTGGGCGTGCAGCCCGCAGGTCATGCCACCTCGGTGCACTCGCCCGAGGAGCTCTCGATGCTGGTGTCCGAGTCGCGCGCCGCGGGGAAGATCCGGCCCTACGCGGGGCGCATTCTCGGCAACGTCTTCCGGCTGACCCGAACCCGCGTGAGTGACGTGATGGTGCCGCGCGAGAAGGTGCTCGCGATCGATCGAAACATCCCTTCCGAGGGGCTGCTCGATCTCGTGAAGGAGTCGGGATTCACGCGTATCCCCGTCTACGAAGGAACCCTCGACGACATCGTGGGCATCCTCCACACGAAGGACCTGTTCGCGATCTACGCCGACCGGAGGTTGGTGATCCTCGAGGACGCGATCCGGCCGGCGACCTTCATTCGCTCGGACCTTCCCGTGGTCGACGCCCTGCGCCAGTACCGGCGCGGGCGCCGGCACCTCGCGATCGTGCGCGACGGCGACGGGCCGGTGCTCGGCGTCTGCACCCTCGAAGACGTGCTCGAAGAGATCGTGGGTGAGATCGAGGACGAGCACGACGAGCCGACCCCGGCCGGCAGCGACTGA